The Vampirovibrio chlorellavorus genome includes the window CATCTGCAAATTGATGGCGACACCGAGAAGGTAAAGGCGCTGGGTCAGATGGCCCCCAAGTTTGCCGCCTTTGACTGGAATGTTATTGAGATTGACGGTCACGATTTCGCGCAGATTCAGGACGCTCTGGCGCAAGCGGATCGCTTTGCCGAGGAGACGGATCGGCCCACGGCCATTATTGCCAACACCGTGAAGGGCAAAGGGGTCAGCTTTATGGAAAATCAGGCGGGCTGGCACGGAAAAGCCCCCAACAAAGAGCAGTACGAGGTCGCTCGTGCTGAATTGACCGCCGCTTACGATGCCCTGTCTTAACGGGCGCTGTGATTTTAAAGGAACCATTTTCCATGACTGCCATTAATCTTGAAAAGCCGGAACTCAAGGCCCTCAGAAACCAATACGGCGAAACGTTGGCCGCTTTGGGCGCTGAAAACCCCAACATCGTGGTGCTGGACGCTGATTTGGCCTGCTCCACCCAAACCCAGAAGTTTGCCGACAAATTCCCGGAACGCTTTTTTAATCAGGGGATTTCCGAGCAGGATCTGATCAACACGGCAGCGGGGCTGTCCACCGCTGGCAAAATTCCGTTTTGCAGCACCTTTGCCCTGTTTGCCGCTGGCAAGGGCTGGGATCAAATTCGCAATACGGTTTGTTATTCGGGCTTGAACGTGAAAATTTGTCCCACCCATAGCGGGTTAAGTCTGGGCGAAGACGGGGCCAGCCACCAGTCCATTGAGGATATTGCCCTGATGCGGGTCATTCCCGGGATGACCGTCATTGTGCCATCCGACGCGGTAGAAACGGATCGGGTCATTCGCTGGGCGGCTGAGTATTATGGGCCGGTGTACGTGCGTCTGGTGCGTCCCAACTGCCCGGTGATTCATGATGACGCTTCGTACCAGCTGGATGCGGCTATGCCCCATCGCATTCGCATTGAGCGGGGAGGCGATGACATTACTCTGGTAGCCACCGGGGAAACCGTGTATCACGCCCTGCTGGCTGCCGAGCGCCTGCACAAGGATCATGGCATTCAGGTTGAAGTGCTGAACTGCCTGTTTATCAAGCCGTTTGATTCGGAAACCCTGGCCAAGAGCGCCCGCAAGACCGGCAAGGTCATTACCGTGGAAAGCCATCAGGTGATGGGTGGTTTGGCCGGTGTGGTCTGCGAAGAGTTAAGTACGCATCAGCCCACCCCGGTGCGTCGCTTGGGCACGCAGGATCGCTTTGGCCAAAGTGGCACTGGCGATGCCCTGTTTAAAGAGTACGGCATCGATTGGGAAGCCATCTACAACGAAGCAGTTTGCTGGCTGAAAAGTTAGGGTTTGCTTTTTTCCTGTTCTAAAAGCCCTTTTCTCATTAAAGAAGAGGGCTTTTATTTCATTTCAAGAGTCCGTCTTGATTGAAGAGGCCTCTGTTTTTCAGTCAATACTACCTAATCCAGAGGAAAACAGGATGAAGTTGCAATAGGTGTAGATAAACAAAGCACTTCCTATGAAAAATAAAATGGAGCTCATTATACCTTTTATAAAATACGTTTTTGGCTTGTTGAACCGGGGTAAAATCCCATGCTTTAATTTGACTCTAAGCATTATCAGGATGACAACCAAGTTTAGGATTAGAATCACTGGAACTGCAATAGGTAAGAGCGTGAGGAACAGCAGAATGCATATTGGGGGAATTAATGGAAATAGAGTTGATAAGATGCCTATTTGCATCTGCTGAATTAACGAGATGATGATGAGCGATGTAATGAGTGATAAGAGGCTTCCCCAGCCTAGGTAATTACCGATCATATTCCAGAAAAAGGCAGTATCGATCGCTTTAACAAGCAAAATTTGTTCTTTGTGGTTTGAAGAATTGTTTATGCTCATTCACTGGAGTGACCATAACATAAAAGACAAACCTAAAATCAATTCGTATACGGGTCGATTATAGGTTTGTCTTTTAACTGGGATAGGATCTGTGAATTAAATGGTGTCGAGAGAGGGACTTGAACCCTCACGGATTGCTCCACACGCCCCTCAAACGTGCGCGTCTACCATTCCGCCACCCCGACACACCGGGTAGATAAACATCATAGTGA containing:
- a CDS encoding transketolase family protein; this translates as MTAINLEKPELKALRNQYGETLAALGAENPNIVVLDADLACSTQTQKFADKFPERFFNQGISEQDLINTAAGLSTAGKIPFCSTFALFAAGKGWDQIRNTVCYSGLNVKICPTHSGLSLGEDGASHQSIEDIALMRVIPGMTVIVPSDAVETDRVIRWAAEYYGPVYVRLVRPNCPVIHDDASYQLDAAMPHRIRIERGGDDITLVATGETVYHALLAAERLHKDHGIQVEVLNCLFIKPFDSETLAKSARKTGKVITVESHQVMGGLAGVVCEELSTHQPTPVRRLGTQDRFGQSGTGDALFKEYGIDWEAIYNEAVCWLKS